The proteins below are encoded in one region of Homo sapiens chromosome 8, GRCh38.p14 Primary Assembly:
- the PUF60 gene encoding poly(U)-binding-splicing factor PUF60 isoform X2 — protein sequence MEQLNLADSGLVGKEARRCRRASPPMGMPSAWWLQNEAGCLFAARVNGQQGGGSEPAAAAAVVAAGDKWKPPQGTDSIKMENGQSTAAKLGLPPLTPEQQEALQKAKKYAMEQSIKSVLVKQTIAHQQQQLTNLQMAAVTMGFGDPLSPLQSMAAQRQRALAIMCRVYVGSIYYELGEDTIRQAFAPFGPIKSIDMSWDSVTMKHKGFAFVEYEVPEAAQLALEQMNSVMLGGRNIKVGRPSNIGQAQPIIDQLAEEARAFNRIYVASVHQDLSDDDIKSVFEAFGKIKSCTLARDPTTGKHKGYGFIEYEKAQSSQDAVSSMNLFDLGGQYLRVGKAVTPPMPLLTPATPGGLPPAAAVAAAAATAKITAQEAVAGAAVLGTLGTPGLVSPALTLAQPLGTLPQAVMAAQAPGVITGVTPARPPIPVTIPSVGVVNPILASPPTLGLLEPKKEKEEEELFPESERPEMLSEQEHMSISGSSARHMVMQKLLRKQESTVMVLRNMVDPKDIDDDLEGEVTEECGKFGAVNRVIIYQEKQGEEEDAEIIVKIFVEFSIASETHKAIQALNGRWFAGRKVVAEVYDQERFDNSDLSA from the exons ATGGAGCAGCTGAACTTGGCTGACAGTGGCCTGGTGGGGAAGGAAGCCAGAAGATGCAGAAGGGCCTCCCCTCCCATGGGCATGCCTTCTGCCTGGTGGCTGCAGAATGAGGCCGGCTGCCTCTTTGCAGCAAGG GTCAATGGCCAGCAAGGAGGGGGGTCCGagccggcggcggcggcggcagtgGTGGCAGCGGGAGACAAATGGAAACCTCCACAG GGCACAGACTCCATCAAGATGGAGAACGGGCAGAGCACAGCCGCCAAGCTGGGGCTGCCTCCCCTGACGCCCGAGCAGCAGGAGGCCCTTCAGAAG GCCAAGAAGTACGCCATGGAGCAGAGCATCAAGAGTGTGCTGGTGAAGCAGACCATCGcgcaccagcagcagcagctcacCAACCTGCAG ATGGCAGCAGTGACAATGGGCTTTGGAGATCCTCTCTCACCTTTGCAATCG ATGGCGGCTCAGCGGCAGCGGGCGCTGGCCATCATGTGCCGCGTCTACGTGGGCTCTATCTACTATGAGCTGGGGGAGGACACCATCCGCCAGGCCTTTGCCCCCTTTGGCCCCATCAAGAGCATCGACATGTCCTGGGACTCCGTCACCATGAAGCACAAG GGCTTTGCCTTCGTGGAGTATGAGGTCCCCGAAGCTGCACAGCTGGCCTTGGAGCAGATGAACTCGGTGATGCTGGGGGGCAGGAACATCAAG GTGGGCAGACCCAGCAACATAGGGCAGGCCCAGCCCATCATAGACCAGTTGGCTGAGGAGGCACGGGCCTTCAACCGCATCTACGTGGCCTCTGTGCACCAGGACCTCTCAGACGATGACATCAAGAGCGTGTTTGAGGCCTTTGGCAAGATCAAGTCCTGCACACTGGCCCGGGACCCCACAACTGGCAAGCACAAGGGCTACGGCTTCATTG AGTACGAGAAGGCCCAGTCGTCCCAAGATGCTGTGTCTTCCATGAACCTCTTTGACCTGGGTGGCCAGTACTTGCGGGTGGGCAAGGCTGTCACACCGCCCATGCCCCTACTCACACCAGCCACGCCTGGAGGCCTCCCACCTGCCGCTGCTGTGGCAGCTGCTGCAGCCACTGCCAAGATCACAGCTCAG GAAGCAGTGGCCGGAGCAGCGGTGCTGGGTACCCTGGGCACACCTGGACTGGTGTCCCCAGCACTGACCCTGGCCCAGCCCCTGGGCACTTTGCCCCAGGCTGTCATGGCTGCCCAGGCACCTGGAGTCATCACAG GTGTGACCCCAGCCCGTCCTCCTATCCCGGTCACCATCCCCTCGGTGGGAGTGGTGAACCCCATCCTGGCCAGCCCTCCAACGCTGGGTCTCCTGGAGcccaagaaggagaaggaagaagaggagctgTTTCCCGAGTCAGAGCGGCCAGAGATGCTGAGCGAGCAGGAGCACATGAGCATCTCGGGCAGTAGCGCCCGACACATGGTGATGCAGAAGCTGCTCCGCAAGCAGGAG TCTACAGTGATGGTTCTGCGCAACATGGTGGACCCCAAGGACATCGATGATGACCTGGAAGGGGAGGTGACAGAGGAGTGTGGCAAGTTCGGGGCCGTGAACCGCGTCATCATCTACCAAGAGAAACAAGGCGAGGAGGAGGATGCAGAAATCATTGTCAAGATCTTTGTGGAGTTTTCCATAGCCTCTGAGACTCATAAGGCCATCCAGGCCCTCAATGGCCGCTGGTTTGCTGGCCGCAAGGTGGTGGCTGAAGTGTACGACCAGGAGCGTTTTGATAACAGTGACCTCTCTGCGTGA
- the PUF60 gene encoding poly(U)-binding-splicing factor PUF60 isoform c (isoform c is encoded by transcript variant 3) — MENGQSTAAKLGLPPLTPEQQEALQKAKKYAMEQSIKSVLVKQTIAHQQQQLTNLQMAAVTMGFGDPLSPLQSMAAQRQRALAIMCRVYVGSIYYELGEDTIRQAFAPFGPIKSIDMSWDSVTMKHKGFAFVEYEVPEAAQLALEQMNSVMLGGRNIKVGRPSNIGQAQPIIDQLAEEARAFNRIYVASVHQDLSDDDIKSVFEAFGKIKSCTLARDPTTGKHKGYGFIEYEKAQSSQDAVSSMNLFDLGGQYLRVGKAVTPPMPLLTPATPGGLPPAAAVAAAAATAKITAQEAVAGAAVLGTLGTPGLVSPALTLAQPLGTLPQAVMAAQAPGVITGVTPARPPIPVTIPSVGVVNPILASPPTLGLLEPKKEKEEEELFPESERPEMLSEQEHMSISGSSARHMVMQKLLRKQESTVMVLRNMVDPKDIDDDLEGEVTEECGKFGAVNRVIIYQEKQGEEEDAEIIVKIFVEFSIASETHKAIQALNGRWFAGRKVVAEVYDQERFDNSDLSA; from the exons ATGGAGAACGGGCAGAGCACAGCCGCCAAGCTGGGGCTGCCTCCCCTGACGCCCGAGCAGCAGGAGGCCCTTCAGAAG GCCAAGAAGTACGCCATGGAGCAGAGCATCAAGAGTGTGCTGGTGAAGCAGACCATCGcgcaccagcagcagcagctcacCAACCTGCAG ATGGCAGCAGTGACAATGGGCTTTGGAGATCCTCTCTCACCTTTGCAATCG ATGGCGGCTCAGCGGCAGCGGGCGCTGGCCATCATGTGCCGCGTCTACGTGGGCTCTATCTACTATGAGCTGGGGGAGGACACCATCCGCCAGGCCTTTGCCCCCTTTGGCCCCATCAAGAGCATCGACATGTCCTGGGACTCCGTCACCATGAAGCACAAG GGCTTTGCCTTCGTGGAGTATGAGGTCCCCGAAGCTGCACAGCTGGCCTTGGAGCAGATGAACTCGGTGATGCTGGGGGGCAGGAACATCAAG GTGGGCAGACCCAGCAACATAGGGCAGGCCCAGCCCATCATAGACCAGTTGGCTGAGGAGGCACGGGCCTTCAACCGCATCTACGTGGCCTCTGTGCACCAGGACCTCTCAGACGATGACATCAAGAGCGTGTTTGAGGCCTTTGGCAAGATCAAGTCCTGCACACTGGCCCGGGACCCCACAACTGGCAAGCACAAGGGCTACGGCTTCATTG AGTACGAGAAGGCCCAGTCGTCCCAAGATGCTGTGTCTTCCATGAACCTCTTTGACCTGGGTGGCCAGTACTTGCGGGTGGGCAAGGCTGTCACACCGCCCATGCCCCTACTCACACCAGCCACGCCTGGAGGCCTCCCACCTGCCGCTGCTGTGGCAGCTGCTGCAGCCACTGCCAAGATCACAGCTCAG GAAGCAGTGGCCGGAGCAGCGGTGCTGGGTACCCTGGGCACACCTGGACTGGTGTCCCCAGCACTGACCCTGGCCCAGCCCCTGGGCACTTTGCCCCAGGCTGTCATGGCTGCCCAGGCACCTGGAGTCATCACAG GTGTGACCCCAGCCCGTCCTCCTATCCCGGTCACCATCCCCTCGGTGGGAGTGGTGAACCCCATCCTGGCCAGCCCTCCAACGCTGGGTCTCCTGGAGcccaagaaggagaaggaagaagaggagctgTTTCCCGAGTCAGAGCGGCCAGAGATGCTGAGCGAGCAGGAGCACATGAGCATCTCGGGCAGTAGCGCCCGACACATGGTGATGCAGAAGCTGCTCCGCAAGCAGGAG TCTACAGTGATGGTTCTGCGCAACATGGTGGACCCCAAGGACATCGATGATGACCTGGAAGGGGAGGTGACAGAGGAGTGTGGCAAGTTCGGGGCCGTGAACCGCGTCATCATCTACCAAGAGAAACAAGGCGAGGAGGAGGATGCAGAAATCATTGTCAAGATCTTTGTGGAGTTTTCCATAGCCTCTGAGACTCATAAGGCCATCCAGGCCCTCAATGGCCGCTGGTTTGCTGGCCGCAAGGTGGTGGCTGAAGTGTACGACCAGGAGCGTTTTGATAACAGTGACCTCTCTGCGTGA
- the PUF60 gene encoding poly(U)-binding-splicing factor PUF60 isoform g (isoform g is encoded by transcript variant 7), translated as MATATIALGTDSIKMENGQSTAAKLGLPPLTPEQQEALQKAKKYAMEQSIKSVLVKQTIAHQQQQLTNLQMAAVTMGFGDPLSPLQSMAAQRQRALAIMCRVYVGSIYYELGEDTIRQAFAPFGPIKSIDMSWDSVTMKHKGFAFVEYEVPEAAQLALEQMNSVMLGGRNIKVGRPSNIGQAQPIIDQLAEEARAFNRIYVASVHQDLSDDDIKSVFEAFGKIKSCTLARDPTTGKHKGYGFIEYEKAQSSQDAVSSMNLFDLGGQYLRVGKAVTPPMPLLTPATPGGLPPAAAVAAAAATAKITAQEAVAGAAVLGTLGTPGLVSPALTLAQPLGTLPQAVMAAQAPGVITGVTPARPPIPVTIPSVGVVNPILASPPTLGLLEPKKEKEEEELFPESERPEMLSEQEHMSISGSSARHMVMQKLLRKQESTVMVLRNMVDPKDIDDDLEGEVTEECGKFGAVNRVIIYQEKQGEEEDAEIIVKIFVEFSIASETHKAIQALNGRWFAGRKVVAEVYDQERFDNSDLSA; from the exons ATGGCGACGGCGACCATAGCTCTC GGCACAGACTCCATCAAGATGGAGAACGGGCAGAGCACAGCCGCCAAGCTGGGGCTGCCTCCCCTGACGCCCGAGCAGCAGGAGGCCCTTCAGAAG GCCAAGAAGTACGCCATGGAGCAGAGCATCAAGAGTGTGCTGGTGAAGCAGACCATCGcgcaccagcagcagcagctcacCAACCTGCAG ATGGCAGCAGTGACAATGGGCTTTGGAGATCCTCTCTCACCTTTGCAATCG ATGGCGGCTCAGCGGCAGCGGGCGCTGGCCATCATGTGCCGCGTCTACGTGGGCTCTATCTACTATGAGCTGGGGGAGGACACCATCCGCCAGGCCTTTGCCCCCTTTGGCCCCATCAAGAGCATCGACATGTCCTGGGACTCCGTCACCATGAAGCACAAG GGCTTTGCCTTCGTGGAGTATGAGGTCCCCGAAGCTGCACAGCTGGCCTTGGAGCAGATGAACTCGGTGATGCTGGGGGGCAGGAACATCAAG GTGGGCAGACCCAGCAACATAGGGCAGGCCCAGCCCATCATAGACCAGTTGGCTGAGGAGGCACGGGCCTTCAACCGCATCTACGTGGCCTCTGTGCACCAGGACCTCTCAGACGATGACATCAAGAGCGTGTTTGAGGCCTTTGGCAAGATCAAGTCCTGCACACTGGCCCGGGACCCCACAACTGGCAAGCACAAGGGCTACGGCTTCATTG AGTACGAGAAGGCCCAGTCGTCCCAAGATGCTGTGTCTTCCATGAACCTCTTTGACCTGGGTGGCCAGTACTTGCGGGTGGGCAAGGCTGTCACACCGCCCATGCCCCTACTCACACCAGCCACGCCTGGAGGCCTCCCACCTGCCGCTGCTGTGGCAGCTGCTGCAGCCACTGCCAAGATCACAGCTCAG GAAGCAGTGGCCGGAGCAGCGGTGCTGGGTACCCTGGGCACACCTGGACTGGTGTCCCCAGCACTGACCCTGGCCCAGCCCCTGGGCACTTTGCCCCAGGCTGTCATGGCTGCCCAGGCACCTGGAGTCATCACAG GTGTGACCCCAGCCCGTCCTCCTATCCCGGTCACCATCCCCTCGGTGGGAGTGGTGAACCCCATCCTGGCCAGCCCTCCAACGCTGGGTCTCCTGGAGcccaagaaggagaaggaagaagaggagctgTTTCCCGAGTCAGAGCGGCCAGAGATGCTGAGCGAGCAGGAGCACATGAGCATCTCGGGCAGTAGCGCCCGACACATGGTGATGCAGAAGCTGCTCCGCAAGCAGGAG TCTACAGTGATGGTTCTGCGCAACATGGTGGACCCCAAGGACATCGATGATGACCTGGAAGGGGAGGTGACAGAGGAGTGTGGCAAGTTCGGGGCCGTGAACCGCGTCATCATCTACCAAGAGAAACAAGGCGAGGAGGAGGATGCAGAAATCATTGTCAAGATCTTTGTGGAGTTTTCCATAGCCTCTGAGACTCATAAGGCCATCCAGGCCCTCAATGGCCGCTGGTTTGCTGGCCGCAAGGTGGTGGCTGAAGTGTACGACCAGGAGCGTTTTGATAACAGTGACCTCTCTGCGTGA
- the PUF60 gene encoding poly(U)-binding-splicing factor PUF60 isoform e (isoform e is encoded by transcript variant 5) — MATATIALGTDSIKMENGQSTAAKLGLPPLTPEQQEALQKAKKYAMEQSIKSVLVKQTIAHQQQQLTNLQMAAQRQRALAIMCRVYVGSIYYELGEDTIRQAFAPFGPIKSIDMSWDSVTMKHKGFAFVEYEVPEAAQLALEQMNSVMLGGRNIKVGRPSNIGQAQPIIDQLAEEARAFNRIYVASVHQDLSDDDIKSVFEAFGKIKSCTLARDPTTGKHKGYGFIEYEKAQSSQDAVSSMNLFDLGGQYLRVGKAVTPPMPLLTPATPGGLPPAAAVAAAAATAKITAQEAVAGAAVLGTLGTPGLVSPALTLAQPLGTLPQAVMAAQAPGVITGVTPARPPIPVTIPSVGVVNPILASPPTLGLLEPKKEKEEEELFPESERPEMLSEQEHMSISGSSARHMVMQKLLRKQESTVMVLRNMVDPKDIDDDLEGEVTEECGKFGAVNRVIIYQEKQGEEEDAEIIVKIFVEFSIASETHKAIQALNGRWFAGRKVVAEVYDQERFDNSDLSA, encoded by the exons ATGGCGACGGCGACCATAGCTCTC GGCACAGACTCCATCAAGATGGAGAACGGGCAGAGCACAGCCGCCAAGCTGGGGCTGCCTCCCCTGACGCCCGAGCAGCAGGAGGCCCTTCAGAAG GCCAAGAAGTACGCCATGGAGCAGAGCATCAAGAGTGTGCTGGTGAAGCAGACCATCGcgcaccagcagcagcagctcacCAACCTGCAG ATGGCGGCTCAGCGGCAGCGGGCGCTGGCCATCATGTGCCGCGTCTACGTGGGCTCTATCTACTATGAGCTGGGGGAGGACACCATCCGCCAGGCCTTTGCCCCCTTTGGCCCCATCAAGAGCATCGACATGTCCTGGGACTCCGTCACCATGAAGCACAAG GGCTTTGCCTTCGTGGAGTATGAGGTCCCCGAAGCTGCACAGCTGGCCTTGGAGCAGATGAACTCGGTGATGCTGGGGGGCAGGAACATCAAG GTGGGCAGACCCAGCAACATAGGGCAGGCCCAGCCCATCATAGACCAGTTGGCTGAGGAGGCACGGGCCTTCAACCGCATCTACGTGGCCTCTGTGCACCAGGACCTCTCAGACGATGACATCAAGAGCGTGTTTGAGGCCTTTGGCAAGATCAAGTCCTGCACACTGGCCCGGGACCCCACAACTGGCAAGCACAAGGGCTACGGCTTCATTG AGTACGAGAAGGCCCAGTCGTCCCAAGATGCTGTGTCTTCCATGAACCTCTTTGACCTGGGTGGCCAGTACTTGCGGGTGGGCAAGGCTGTCACACCGCCCATGCCCCTACTCACACCAGCCACGCCTGGAGGCCTCCCACCTGCCGCTGCTGTGGCAGCTGCTGCAGCCACTGCCAAGATCACAGCTCAG GAAGCAGTGGCCGGAGCAGCGGTGCTGGGTACCCTGGGCACACCTGGACTGGTGTCCCCAGCACTGACCCTGGCCCAGCCCCTGGGCACTTTGCCCCAGGCTGTCATGGCTGCCCAGGCACCTGGAGTCATCACAG GTGTGACCCCAGCCCGTCCTCCTATCCCGGTCACCATCCCCTCGGTGGGAGTGGTGAACCCCATCCTGGCCAGCCCTCCAACGCTGGGTCTCCTGGAGcccaagaaggagaaggaagaagaggagctgTTTCCCGAGTCAGAGCGGCCAGAGATGCTGAGCGAGCAGGAGCACATGAGCATCTCGGGCAGTAGCGCCCGACACATGGTGATGCAGAAGCTGCTCCGCAAGCAGGAG TCTACAGTGATGGTTCTGCGCAACATGGTGGACCCCAAGGACATCGATGATGACCTGGAAGGGGAGGTGACAGAGGAGTGTGGCAAGTTCGGGGCCGTGAACCGCGTCATCATCTACCAAGAGAAACAAGGCGAGGAGGAGGATGCAGAAATCATTGTCAAGATCTTTGTGGAGTTTTCCATAGCCTCTGAGACTCATAAGGCCATCCAGGCCCTCAATGGCCGCTGGTTTGCTGGCCGCAAGGTGGTGGCTGAAGTGTACGACCAGGAGCGTTTTGATAACAGTGACCTCTCTGCGTGA
- the PUF60 gene encoding poly(U)-binding-splicing factor PUF60 isoform a (isoform a is encoded by transcript variant 1) — protein sequence MATATIALQVNGQQGGGSEPAAAAAVVAAGDKWKPPQGTDSIKMENGQSTAAKLGLPPLTPEQQEALQKAKKYAMEQSIKSVLVKQTIAHQQQQLTNLQMAAVTMGFGDPLSPLQSMAAQRQRALAIMCRVYVGSIYYELGEDTIRQAFAPFGPIKSIDMSWDSVTMKHKGFAFVEYEVPEAAQLALEQMNSVMLGGRNIKVGRPSNIGQAQPIIDQLAEEARAFNRIYVASVHQDLSDDDIKSVFEAFGKIKSCTLARDPTTGKHKGYGFIEYEKAQSSQDAVSSMNLFDLGGQYLRVGKAVTPPMPLLTPATPGGLPPAAAVAAAAATAKITAQEAVAGAAVLGTLGTPGLVSPALTLAQPLGTLPQAVMAAQAPGVITGVTPARPPIPVTIPSVGVVNPILASPPTLGLLEPKKEKEEEELFPESERPEMLSEQEHMSISGSSARHMVMQKLLRKQESTVMVLRNMVDPKDIDDDLEGEVTEECGKFGAVNRVIIYQEKQGEEEDAEIIVKIFVEFSIASETHKAIQALNGRWFAGRKVVAEVYDQERFDNSDLSA from the exons ATGGCGACGGCGACCATAGCTCTC CAGGTCAATGGCCAGCAAGGAGGGGGGTCCGagccggcggcggcggcggcagtgGTGGCAGCGGGAGACAAATGGAAACCTCCACAG GGCACAGACTCCATCAAGATGGAGAACGGGCAGAGCACAGCCGCCAAGCTGGGGCTGCCTCCCCTGACGCCCGAGCAGCAGGAGGCCCTTCAGAAG GCCAAGAAGTACGCCATGGAGCAGAGCATCAAGAGTGTGCTGGTGAAGCAGACCATCGcgcaccagcagcagcagctcacCAACCTGCAG ATGGCAGCAGTGACAATGGGCTTTGGAGATCCTCTCTCACCTTTGCAATCG ATGGCGGCTCAGCGGCAGCGGGCGCTGGCCATCATGTGCCGCGTCTACGTGGGCTCTATCTACTATGAGCTGGGGGAGGACACCATCCGCCAGGCCTTTGCCCCCTTTGGCCCCATCAAGAGCATCGACATGTCCTGGGACTCCGTCACCATGAAGCACAAG GGCTTTGCCTTCGTGGAGTATGAGGTCCCCGAAGCTGCACAGCTGGCCTTGGAGCAGATGAACTCGGTGATGCTGGGGGGCAGGAACATCAAG GTGGGCAGACCCAGCAACATAGGGCAGGCCCAGCCCATCATAGACCAGTTGGCTGAGGAGGCACGGGCCTTCAACCGCATCTACGTGGCCTCTGTGCACCAGGACCTCTCAGACGATGACATCAAGAGCGTGTTTGAGGCCTTTGGCAAGATCAAGTCCTGCACACTGGCCCGGGACCCCACAACTGGCAAGCACAAGGGCTACGGCTTCATTG AGTACGAGAAGGCCCAGTCGTCCCAAGATGCTGTGTCTTCCATGAACCTCTTTGACCTGGGTGGCCAGTACTTGCGGGTGGGCAAGGCTGTCACACCGCCCATGCCCCTACTCACACCAGCCACGCCTGGAGGCCTCCCACCTGCCGCTGCTGTGGCAGCTGCTGCAGCCACTGCCAAGATCACAGCTCAG GAAGCAGTGGCCGGAGCAGCGGTGCTGGGTACCCTGGGCACACCTGGACTGGTGTCCCCAGCACTGACCCTGGCCCAGCCCCTGGGCACTTTGCCCCAGGCTGTCATGGCTGCCCAGGCACCTGGAGTCATCACAG GTGTGACCCCAGCCCGTCCTCCTATCCCGGTCACCATCCCCTCGGTGGGAGTGGTGAACCCCATCCTGGCCAGCCCTCCAACGCTGGGTCTCCTGGAGcccaagaaggagaaggaagaagaggagctgTTTCCCGAGTCAGAGCGGCCAGAGATGCTGAGCGAGCAGGAGCACATGAGCATCTCGGGCAGTAGCGCCCGACACATGGTGATGCAGAAGCTGCTCCGCAAGCAGGAG TCTACAGTGATGGTTCTGCGCAACATGGTGGACCCCAAGGACATCGATGATGACCTGGAAGGGGAGGTGACAGAGGAGTGTGGCAAGTTCGGGGCCGTGAACCGCGTCATCATCTACCAAGAGAAACAAGGCGAGGAGGAGGATGCAGAAATCATTGTCAAGATCTTTGTGGAGTTTTCCATAGCCTCTGAGACTCATAAGGCCATCCAGGCCCTCAATGGCCGCTGGTTTGCTGGCCGCAAGGTGGTGGCTGAAGTGTACGACCAGGAGCGTTTTGATAACAGTGACCTCTCTGCGTGA
- the PUF60 gene encoding poly(U)-binding-splicing factor PUF60 isoform X3 translates to MEQLNLADSGLVGKEARRCRRASPPMGMPSAWWLQNEAGCLFAARQVNGQQGGGSEPAAAAAVVAAGDKWKPPQGTDSIKMENGQSTAAKLGLPPLTPEQQEALQKAKKYAMEQSIKSVLVKQTIAHQQQQLTNLQMAAQRQRALAIMCRVYVGSIYYELGEDTIRQAFAPFGPIKSIDMSWDSVTMKHKGFAFVEYEVPEAAQLALEQMNSVMLGGRNIKVGRPSNIGQAQPIIDQLAEEARAFNRIYVASVHQDLSDDDIKSVFEAFGKIKSCTLARDPTTGKHKGYGFIEYEKAQSSQDAVSSMNLFDLGGQYLRVGKAVTPPMPLLTPATPGGLPPAAAVAAAAATAKITAQEAVAGAAVLGTLGTPGLVSPALTLAQPLGTLPQAVMAAQAPGVITGVTPARPPIPVTIPSVGVVNPILASPPTLGLLEPKKEKEEEELFPESERPEMLSEQEHMSISGSSARHMVMQKLLRKQESTVMVLRNMVDPKDIDDDLEGEVTEECGKFGAVNRVIIYQEKQGEEEDAEIIVKIFVEFSIASETHKAIQALNGRWFAGRKVVAEVYDQERFDNSDLSA, encoded by the exons ATGGAGCAGCTGAACTTGGCTGACAGTGGCCTGGTGGGGAAGGAAGCCAGAAGATGCAGAAGGGCCTCCCCTCCCATGGGCATGCCTTCTGCCTGGTGGCTGCAGAATGAGGCCGGCTGCCTCTTTGCAGCAAGG CAGGTCAATGGCCAGCAAGGAGGGGGGTCCGagccggcggcggcggcggcagtgGTGGCAGCGGGAGACAAATGGAAACCTCCACAG GGCACAGACTCCATCAAGATGGAGAACGGGCAGAGCACAGCCGCCAAGCTGGGGCTGCCTCCCCTGACGCCCGAGCAGCAGGAGGCCCTTCAGAAG GCCAAGAAGTACGCCATGGAGCAGAGCATCAAGAGTGTGCTGGTGAAGCAGACCATCGcgcaccagcagcagcagctcacCAACCTGCAG ATGGCGGCTCAGCGGCAGCGGGCGCTGGCCATCATGTGCCGCGTCTACGTGGGCTCTATCTACTATGAGCTGGGGGAGGACACCATCCGCCAGGCCTTTGCCCCCTTTGGCCCCATCAAGAGCATCGACATGTCCTGGGACTCCGTCACCATGAAGCACAAG GGCTTTGCCTTCGTGGAGTATGAGGTCCCCGAAGCTGCACAGCTGGCCTTGGAGCAGATGAACTCGGTGATGCTGGGGGGCAGGAACATCAAG GTGGGCAGACCCAGCAACATAGGGCAGGCCCAGCCCATCATAGACCAGTTGGCTGAGGAGGCACGGGCCTTCAACCGCATCTACGTGGCCTCTGTGCACCAGGACCTCTCAGACGATGACATCAAGAGCGTGTTTGAGGCCTTTGGCAAGATCAAGTCCTGCACACTGGCCCGGGACCCCACAACTGGCAAGCACAAGGGCTACGGCTTCATTG AGTACGAGAAGGCCCAGTCGTCCCAAGATGCTGTGTCTTCCATGAACCTCTTTGACCTGGGTGGCCAGTACTTGCGGGTGGGCAAGGCTGTCACACCGCCCATGCCCCTACTCACACCAGCCACGCCTGGAGGCCTCCCACCTGCCGCTGCTGTGGCAGCTGCTGCAGCCACTGCCAAGATCACAGCTCAG GAAGCAGTGGCCGGAGCAGCGGTGCTGGGTACCCTGGGCACACCTGGACTGGTGTCCCCAGCACTGACCCTGGCCCAGCCCCTGGGCACTTTGCCCCAGGCTGTCATGGCTGCCCAGGCACCTGGAGTCATCACAG GTGTGACCCCAGCCCGTCCTCCTATCCCGGTCACCATCCCCTCGGTGGGAGTGGTGAACCCCATCCTGGCCAGCCCTCCAACGCTGGGTCTCCTGGAGcccaagaaggagaaggaagaagaggagctgTTTCCCGAGTCAGAGCGGCCAGAGATGCTGAGCGAGCAGGAGCACATGAGCATCTCGGGCAGTAGCGCCCGACACATGGTGATGCAGAAGCTGCTCCGCAAGCAGGAG TCTACAGTGATGGTTCTGCGCAACATGGTGGACCCCAAGGACATCGATGATGACCTGGAAGGGGAGGTGACAGAGGAGTGTGGCAAGTTCGGGGCCGTGAACCGCGTCATCATCTACCAAGAGAAACAAGGCGAGGAGGAGGATGCAGAAATCATTGTCAAGATCTTTGTGGAGTTTTCCATAGCCTCTGAGACTCATAAGGCCATCCAGGCCCTCAATGGCCGCTGGTTTGCTGGCCGCAAGGTGGTGGCTGAAGTGTACGACCAGGAGCGTTTTGATAACAGTGACCTCTCTGCGTGA